TGGTTCAATACATTGACTAAGAAATCTATGTTTGTTTTTACACCGGTAATTTTAGCCTCTTTTATAGAACGAAGAGCTTTTCTTATGGCATCTTTAAATGAATTCCCGTGAGATATGACTTTTACAAGCAAGCTGTCGTAATAAGGGCTTATAACAGCACCAGCATAGCCGTTCCCACCGTCAAGACGGACACCTATCCCGGATCCAGTTCTATAAATGTCTATTTTACCTGTGTCAGGTGCAAAGTTGTTTACAGGGTCTTCAGTGGTCACCCTGCACTGGATAGAGTATCCTCTGGTTTGAACAGCCTCTTGAGAAGGGATTCCTATCTCTTCCGAAGTTAATGCATATCCTTCAGCAATAAGTATTTGGCTTTGAACTAAGTCGATACCGGTGACCATTTCAGTAATTGTATGCTCAACCTGAATTCTAGGGTTCATCTCGATAAAATAATGGTTTCCGTGTTTATCAACTAAGAATTCCAAAGTACCGGCGTTTAAGTAACCAACTTCATTTGCGATTTTTAATGCATCGTTGCATATTTCCTGTCTTTTTTCTTCGGTTAATGTAAGTGCAGGAGTTATCTCAATAACTTTTTGGTGTCTTCTTTGTATAGAACAATCTCTCTCAAAAAGATGGAATATATTTCCATATTTGTCCCCAAGAATCTGAACCTCTATATGTTTAGGCTGTTCAACATATTTCTCTATAAACATATCATCTATACCAAAAGCTTTTTTAGATTCGTTTTTGGCACTTCTGTAAGAAGAAATAAGCTCTGATTCTTCTCTTACTATACGCATTCCACGTCCGCCCCCGCCGGCAGCCGCTTTGAGCATTATAGGGTATCCACAGCTTCTTGCGAATTCAATTGCTTCATCTTCGGAACCTACAGGTTTATCCACACCAGGAATAGTAGGAACTCCAGCTTTTGCAGAAACTAGTTTTGACTGTATTTTATCTCCTAAACTTTCCATCATTTCAGCAGTGGGCCCTATAAATGCTATCCCTGCTTTAGCACATTTCCTTGCAAATTCAGGATTTTCAGAAAGGAATCCGTACCCGGGATGGATTGCGTCTACCCCTTTTTTAAGAGCAAGTTTAATTATCTCATCAATATCAAGGTATGCCTCCACAGGTCCTTTACCTTTACCTATTTGATAAGATTCATCTGCTTTTGTTCTGAAAAGAGATGTTTTATCTTCTTCAGAATAGATGGCAACTGTTCTTATTTCAAGTTCTTTACATGCTCTTATAACTCTTATTGCAATTTCGCCACGGTTTGCAATTAAAACTCTTTTAAATCTTTTATTCATTCTAACCCCCTCTATAATCTACCTTAATAGGTCGTTGACAAAGTGTCGTGGTATCAAAAATTCAGCATTCGTGTGCTGCATTTTAATCGATATAACATAGTATATATATACTATATTGATCTTTTTACAACAACTTTTATATTAAATTTTTCTTGATTTCTTCTATGGTTCTATCTATATCTGCTTTAGTTATTTTTCCAAGACAGCCTATTCGAAGGAGTTTTCCGGCGTAATTTCCCTGACCTCCTGCAATACTCACTCCGTCTTTATCCACTGTTTCTCGAAATTTATCCATATCTTGAATTCCCCTATGGGTTACTGCAACCAGGGTATTACCTCTGGCTTTTTCGTCTGTTACAAAATGTTCAAATCCAAGTTTTAAAAGTTCTTCTCCCAGATATTTTCGGAGTTTTGTATGCTTTGCCTGGATGGTATCTAAGCCTTCCTCCAAAAGGAGGTCACAGGCACATTTGAGTCCCACAATCAAGGTAATAGCCGGTGTATAAGGGTTTTGTTGTTTTTCTTTTAAAAATTTAATATATTTTTTTAAGTCAAAATAAAATTTGGGTAAGTTTGACCTTTCCATAGCTTTTTTTGCCTTATTACTGAGAGCTATAAATGCCAGACCAGGGGGGAGTAAAAAACCTTTTTGGCTTCCGGCAACGACGCAGTCAAGGGACCAGTCGTCAAATTCCAATGGATTTACAACCATACCGCTGACAGAATCTACAACTAAAAGAATATCTGTATCCTTTGTAAGATTACCGACCCTCTGGATATCGTTTAAAACCCCTGTAGAAGTTTCGCTGTGGGTCATAAAAATTCCCTTCAAATCCGGGTTCTCTGAAATCGCGGCCTTTATGTCGTCTAAATCATAGGTAGAACCCCAGTCATACTTCAGGTCGATAACGTCAAGTTCATAGGTAGCTGCAATTTCTACAAATCGCTGTCCAAAATTTCCTGTATTTATTACCAGTACCTTCTCTTTTTTTGAAAATAAATTTACAACAGCGGCCTCCATGACTCCGGTGCCGGAACAGGTCAGGGTAAGCACTTCCTGTTTGGTTTTAAAAAAATCTTTTAGATTTTCACTGACTTCACTAAACAGTTTCTTATAGTCTGCCATCCTGTGATGGATAACATCTTCAGCCATTTTTTTTCTGATTTCTTCAGGAACATTGGTTGGTCCCGGTGTCATTAAGAGTTTTTTCAATATTATCTCCTCCAAAATGAAATTATTAAATATAGAATAGGTGATGTTCACTTACAGTTA
This is a stretch of genomic DNA from Psychrilyobacter piezotolerans. It encodes these proteins:
- a CDS encoding pyridoxal-phosphate-dependent aminotransferase family protein codes for the protein MKKLLMTPGPTNVPEEIRKKMAEDVIHHRMADYKKLFSEVSENLKDFFKTKQEVLTLTCSGTGVMEAAVVNLFSKKEKVLVINTGNFGQRFVEIAATYELDVIDLKYDWGSTYDLDDIKAAISENPDLKGIFMTHSETSTGVLNDIQRVGNLTKDTDILLVVDSVSGMVVNPLEFDDWSLDCVVAGSQKGFLLPPGLAFIALSNKAKKAMERSNLPKFYFDLKKYIKFLKEKQQNPYTPAITLIVGLKCACDLLLEEGLDTIQAKHTKLRKYLGEELLKLGFEHFVTDEKARGNTLVAVTHRGIQDMDKFRETVDKDGVSIAGGQGNYAGKLLRIGCLGKITKADIDRTIEEIKKNLI